From a region of the Mycobacterium sp. SMC-8 genome:
- a CDS encoding flavin monoamine oxidase family protein, which translates to MADVVVVGAGFAGLAAARELAHLGHEVVIVEGRDRVGGRAYTGSIAGVPVDLGATFVGPTQDAVLALATELGCDRVPTYGRGKNLIRWRGSVRSYRSTIPRLSIIELLDVSRIQWRFERVCRKVSVEAPWTSTVADALDAVSLDEWLRSQRAGASTRDLMAIMARVTWGAEPDAVSMLHAVRYVKAAGGLNRMLDVEGGAQQERFPAGAQQIAERMADELGERVALGSPARRIVRHADLTLTVSTERADHTCAAVVVAIPPEHRGGIEFVPPLPPGYDDLARHWPQGHLSKAYAAYPTPFWRRDGFSGEALSDEGPVFITFDCSPGDDGPGILLGFTDARTFDPLPPEQRRDVALAGFTALFGDSAAHPIDYLDHRWGAEPFAPGGPTAAVPPGAWTTHGRWLRAPVDGIFWAGTETADRWTGFLDGAVRSGLRAAGEAHQLLARRS; encoded by the coding sequence ATGGCTGATGTGGTCGTGGTGGGGGCGGGGTTCGCCGGGCTGGCCGCCGCCCGGGAACTGGCGCATCTCGGCCACGAGGTCGTCATCGTCGAAGGACGCGACCGGGTGGGCGGACGGGCGTACACCGGCAGCATCGCCGGCGTGCCGGTGGACCTCGGCGCCACGTTCGTGGGGCCCACCCAGGACGCGGTGCTGGCGCTGGCGACCGAGCTGGGATGCGACCGGGTGCCCACGTACGGGCGGGGCAAGAACCTGATCCGCTGGCGCGGCTCGGTGCGCTCCTACCGCAGCACGATCCCGCGGTTGTCGATCATCGAGCTGCTGGACGTGTCCCGTATCCAGTGGCGTTTCGAACGGGTCTGCCGGAAGGTCTCCGTCGAGGCACCCTGGACCTCCACGGTCGCCGATGCACTCGACGCCGTGTCGCTGGACGAGTGGCTGCGTTCGCAGCGCGCCGGCGCCTCGACCCGCGATCTGATGGCGATCATGGCGCGGGTGACGTGGGGCGCCGAACCCGATGCGGTGTCCATGCTGCACGCGGTCCGCTACGTCAAGGCCGCGGGTGGACTGAACAGAATGCTCGACGTCGAAGGCGGCGCCCAGCAGGAGCGGTTCCCGGCCGGCGCCCAGCAGATCGCCGAGCGGATGGCCGACGAGCTCGGCGAGCGTGTGGCGCTCGGCTCCCCGGCCCGCCGCATCGTCCGGCACGCCGACCTCACACTGACCGTCAGCACCGAACGTGCCGATCACACGTGCGCCGCGGTCGTCGTCGCGATCCCTCCCGAGCACCGCGGCGGGATCGAATTCGTCCCGCCGTTACCCCCGGGCTACGACGACCTGGCCCGGCACTGGCCGCAGGGCCACCTCAGCAAGGCCTACGCGGCCTACCCGACCCCGTTCTGGCGCAGGGACGGTTTCTCCGGTGAGGCCCTGTCCGACGAGGGGCCGGTGTTCATCACGTTCGACTGCAGCCCCGGTGACGACGGCCCCGGCATCCTGCTCGGGTTCACCGACGCGCGCACGTTCGATCCGCTGCCGCCCGAGCAGCGCCGCGACGTCGCGCTGGCCGGCTTCACCGCACTGTTCGGCGACTCCGCCGCACATCCCATCGACTATCTCGACCATCGTTGGGGCGCAGAGCCTTTCGCACCAGGCGGACCGACCGCAGCGGTGCCGCCGGGGGCGTGGACGACGCACGGCCGGTGGTTGCGCGCCCCGGTCGACGGGATCTTCTGGGCGGGAACCGAGACCGCCGACCGGTGGACGGGTTTCCTCGACGGCGCGGTGCGGTCGGGGCTGCGTGCCGCCGGCGAGGCGCATCAGCTGCTGGCGCGCCGCTCCTGA
- a CDS encoding TIGR03617 family F420-dependent LLM class oxidoreductase — protein sequence MTALFGPLDALDRTRALRDAGASGVFTFEGPHDVFTPLTLAATVGGLDVMTNVAIAFPRNPIHLAHQAVDHQLLSGGRFTLGLGTQIRTQIEKRFGAQFDRPVARMRELVDALRAIFAAWSTGERLNFQGEFYRHTLMTPTFTPRASFAPIPIFVGALGPKMTRMTSEVADGLLVMPFGSKRFLHEVTMPHVDAGLAAAGRARADLQIVPEIIVSVADQDPDHAAARRLLAFYGSTPAYRPVLDVHGWGDLQPELHALSKQGRWDDMGRLIDDDVLHTVAACGTPAEIAAHIADRVAGVSERICLYQPGPIAVDSLAQIVDALAR from the coding sequence ATGACCGCGTTGTTCGGCCCCTTGGACGCACTGGACCGGACCCGCGCGCTGCGCGACGCCGGGGCAAGCGGGGTCTTCACCTTCGAGGGACCGCACGACGTGTTCACCCCGCTGACCCTGGCCGCCACCGTCGGCGGACTCGATGTGATGACCAACGTCGCGATCGCCTTCCCCCGCAACCCGATTCACCTCGCGCATCAGGCCGTCGACCACCAGCTGCTGTCCGGCGGGCGGTTCACCCTGGGCCTGGGGACCCAGATCCGGACTCAGATCGAGAAGCGGTTCGGCGCCCAGTTCGACCGTCCGGTGGCCCGGATGCGCGAACTGGTCGATGCGCTGCGGGCGATCTTCGCGGCGTGGAGCACGGGGGAGCGGCTGAACTTCCAGGGCGAGTTCTACCGGCACACGCTGATGACGCCGACGTTCACCCCGCGGGCGAGCTTCGCGCCGATCCCGATCTTCGTCGGCGCGCTGGGCCCGAAGATGACGAGGATGACGTCCGAGGTCGCCGACGGACTGCTCGTGATGCCGTTCGGCTCGAAGCGCTTCCTGCACGAGGTGACGATGCCGCACGTCGACGCCGGACTGGCCGCGGCGGGCCGCGCCCGCGCCGACCTGCAGATCGTTCCCGAGATCATCGTGTCCGTCGCCGACCAGGATCCCGACCACGCCGCCGCCCGCCGCCTGCTGGCGTTCTACGGGTCGACGCCCGCGTACCGGCCGGTGCTCGACGTGCACGGCTGGGGCGATCTGCAGCCCGAACTGCACGCGCTGTCCAAGCAGGGCCGCTGGGACGACATGGGCCGGCTGATCGACGACGACGTACTGCACACCGTCGCCGCGTGTGGCACGCCGGCCGAGATCGCCGCGCACATCGCCGACCGGGTCGCCGGGGTGTCCGAGCGCATCTGCCTCTACCAGCCCGGGCCGATCGCGGTGGATTCGTTGGCCCAGATCGTCGACGCGCTCGCTCGCTGA
- a CDS encoding NAD(P)/FAD-dependent oxidoreductase: MEKLDPETEFSDVLIIGAGISGIGAAYRIQERNPQRTYTILERRSRIGGTWDLHRYPGIRSDSDIFTLSFPWEPWSRPENVADGEDIRSYLIETAHKHGIDRHIRFDTRVISANWDPETDTWTVQTEQDGAARTYRARFLFFATGYYDYDHPYRPDFPGLENFSGTVVHPQHWPEDLDYTGKKVAVIGSGATAISLIPSLTKKAGHVTMLQRSPTYLLSGQRINPVVNLLRKVPPRKLGYRLAWLYNVLFIVAVYAVSRKAPRFSRRAIRAVAKHYLPEGYPVDTHFNPSYDPWDQRLCLILSGDFYDAIAAGRADVVTDRVDHIDATGIVLQSGGRIDADVIVTATGIQLQALGGITVSVDGVEVKPADRFVYKEHLLEDVPNMAWCVGYINASWTLRADLTARAVAKLLAYMDSHGYTHAYPHLGATPMTEKPAWNINAGYVHRSGHVLPKSGTHRPWNVRHNYVLDAIDHRLDRIEESMVFGRTAPEPPVADELPRDELLEGNVG, from the coding sequence GTGGAGAAGCTCGATCCGGAGACGGAGTTCTCTGACGTTCTGATCATCGGCGCAGGCATCTCGGGGATCGGCGCCGCCTACCGGATCCAGGAGCGCAACCCGCAGCGCACGTACACCATCCTGGAGCGACGGTCCCGCATCGGCGGGACGTGGGATCTGCACCGTTACCCCGGGATCCGCTCGGACAGCGACATCTTCACGCTGTCGTTCCCGTGGGAGCCGTGGAGCCGCCCGGAGAACGTCGCCGACGGTGAGGACATCCGCAGCTACCTCATCGAGACCGCCCACAAGCACGGCATCGACCGGCACATCCGGTTCGACACCCGGGTGATCTCGGCGAACTGGGATCCCGAGACCGACACCTGGACGGTGCAGACCGAGCAGGACGGGGCGGCACGCACCTACCGGGCCCGATTCCTGTTCTTCGCCACCGGCTATTACGACTACGACCATCCCTACCGCCCCGACTTCCCCGGGTTGGAGAACTTCTCCGGCACGGTGGTACATCCGCAGCACTGGCCCGAGGACCTGGACTACACCGGCAAGAAGGTCGCGGTGATCGGCAGCGGTGCCACCGCGATCAGCCTGATCCCGTCGCTGACCAAAAAGGCCGGGCACGTGACCATGCTGCAGCGGTCACCGACCTATTTGTTGTCCGGGCAGCGGATCAATCCCGTGGTGAACCTGCTGCGCAAGGTACCGCCCCGCAAGCTCGGTTACCGCCTGGCCTGGCTGTACAACGTGCTGTTCATCGTCGCCGTGTACGCGGTGTCGCGGAAAGCGCCGCGCTTCAGTCGCCGCGCGATCCGGGCCGTCGCCAAGCACTACCTGCCCGAGGGCTATCCGGTCGACACCCACTTCAACCCCAGCTACGACCCGTGGGATCAGCGGCTGTGCCTGATCCTGTCCGGTGATTTCTACGACGCCATCGCCGCCGGCCGCGCCGATGTGGTGACCGACCGGGTCGACCACATCGACGCCACCGGCATCGTGCTGCAGTCGGGCGGCCGCATCGACGCCGACGTGATCGTCACAGCCACCGGTATTCAGTTGCAGGCCCTCGGCGGGATCACGGTCAGCGTCGACGGCGTGGAGGTCAAGCCGGCGGACCGGTTCGTCTACAAGGAGCACCTGCTCGAAGACGTGCCCAATATGGCCTGGTGCGTGGGCTACATCAACGCGTCCTGGACGTTACGCGCCGACCTGACCGCCCGTGCCGTGGCGAAGCTGTTGGCCTACATGGATTCTCACGGGTACACGCACGCCTACCCGCACCTGGGCGCGACCCCGATGACCGAGAAGCCAGCGTGGAACATCAACGCGGGCTACGTGCACCGCTCCGGGCACGTGCTGCCGAAGTCCGGGACGCACCGGCCGTGGAACGTGCGGCACAACTACGTCCTCGACGCAATCGACCACAGGCTCGACCGCATCGAGGAGTCCATGGTGTTCGGGCGTACCGCGCCGGAACCGCCCGTGGCCGACGAGCTTCCGCGTGACGAGTTGCTGGAGGGCAACGTCGGCTGA